The Candidatus Cloacimonadota bacterium nucleotide sequence ATCAAGACACCCGCTTTTCTCATTTTCTGCTCCGGAAAATATTTTAATACGAAAAAAATAATTACGATTTTTTTAGCAATGGAATTTTATTTTATCGATTTGAATTTTGGGGATAAATAGAAAGGTTCTAACTGTAAATCATATTGCCGGATTGATATTTTGGATTCTTTTGATAATATTCCCCGCCCTGAAGGACGGGGCTATTGATTCTTCTTTTCTCCTCTTCCCTCTCTTCCTTCATCACCGGATATTCCTTGTTTGATATTGGATATTTATTTTTGAGCAGGTTTTCTTCTCTCTTTACCCGAGCGTCTTTTGAATCCGGTTCTTGTATTATTTTCGCTTGGAATCTGTTTTGTCCTCCGGTCATTTCCTGATCTTCGTTCTAATCCAGTTCTTCTTTCCGTTAAATTATCTTGCTGTTTGAGCAGTTCTTTGATCGGTTCCAAACCCAATGAAGAATCCTGCTCAATTGCTTTTAGAATAGTTCCTCCTCCAGTGAAAAAATAATATTTATCATCATGCAAAGCATTCTCATAAACCTTTGGGAGCAATGTTTTAAATTCCTGAAGAGTATCACCACCGCCAAAAAGTTTGGCAGCTTCTTTATTCTCATCGATAATTTTATTCAACGCTACAGTTCCTTCAAAGAAATTAGGAGTAAATCCCATGACAGCATTCACAAAAATAGTTCTCGAGTTTTTGAAAATATCCCGGATGGTGCTCACGGCAAATGATTTGGGAGAAACATCGAGGATATAATTCAATTCTTTTTTCTTTCTCATCATATAGATATTGCATGTTCTGACTTTTCCATCTATCCTTTCGTTCAGAATATCAGATTCGATTATATAGGGAAGATCGACTATCTTACCCGGATATTTATCAGCCTTATTGATGAAATCTTTTGCTTCAGAAATATCTTCAGCAGTTATTCCCTTGATTTTAAGATCATATTTCGCACAAAGATAAGCATTATAAATAACTCCACCCAGGATCAGATAATCAACTTTTTCCAGAAGAGCTGTTAAAGGTCTGATCTTAGTATCGAATTTTGCTCCGGCAACAACAGCCAGTAAAGGTCTCTCCGGTTTCAGAACACGATCCAGGTTCTCGATCTCTTTCTGCATTAAAAAACCTGCGTAGGAAGGAAGATGTTTTGCAGGTTCGATCGTTGAAGCA carries:
- a CDS encoding phosphoglycerate kinase, whose translation is VLLRVDHNVVKKGVIKDPYRIDASLETIEYIFSKQGKPIIMSHVGRPRNKKTGEIEISEKTSVQPIVEYLNDKLGKKIKTVQIEEQTSKGLENLECINDLIKELETGDVDGIYLPNTRWFKGEESKNETKTEFGEELADIADIFVNDAFGSWQPHASTIEPAKHLPSYAGFLMQKEIENLDRVLKPERPLLAVVAGAKFDTKIRPLTALLEKVDYLILGGVIYNAYLCAKYDLKIKGITAEDISEAKDFINKADKYPGKIVDLPYIIESDILNERIDGKVRTCNIYMMRKKKELNYILDVSPKSFAVSTIRDIFKNSRTIFVNAVMGFTPNFFEGTVALNKIIDENKEAAKLFGGGDTLQEFKTLLPKVYENALHDDKYYFFTGGGTILKAIEQDSSLGLEPIKELLKQQDNLTERRTGLERRSGNDRRTKQIPSENNTRTGFKRRSGKERRKPAQK